Genomic window (Streptomyces liliiviolaceus):
GGCGCCGCCGAGGCGCTCTCCGCGCGGGGCGAGGCCCATGAACGCAAGGGCGACTACCGACTCGCCGCGACGGACTACGAGACGGCCATCACCCACGCCGAACGCCTGGGCGCCCGCGCCCAGATGGCCATCCTCAGCACCCGGCTGGGCAGCGTGCTCATCGACGCGGGCGAGACCGGGCGGGGCGAGCGGCTGCTGCGCGAGGTCCTGGAACAGGGCGACGGCGCGCAGAACGAGGCCATGCCCGGGGCCCGGCTCTTCCTCGCGATGTGGCTCGGCCGCACCGGCCGCGTCGCCGAGGCGCGGGCGCAGATGGAACGGCTGTGGGAGGACTTCGGCGCCGTCCGGTTCGTGGTCTTCGACGGGTTCGTCATGGGCGTGGAGGCCTGGCTGGACTCGCAGGAGGGCCTGTACGACGAGGCGGTGGTGAAGGTGCGGGGAGCCCTGGAGCGGGCCAAGGACCCCCTGACCCAGATGATCGCGCCGCACATGTTCTCGGTGCATCTGGCGACCGCGTCCATCGCCCTCGCCGGGGCCGAGGGCGGCCGGCGCGCCGAGGACGCCGCCCGGTGCCTCGGCGCCGCCGATGAACTCCTGCCGCCCGGGCACTTCCGGGCCGTCGTGGAGCACGAGATCAGGGGACAGGCCGAGGCGGCGGCGCGCGAGATCCTCGACGACCGGGCGTACGACGCCGCGTACGCGCAGGGCGGCGGCCTCTCCTTCGAGGAGGCCGCCGCCCTGGTCTGACAGAGGTCGTCAGGTCTTGGTGCGGTACTTGTGGATGGCGACCGGGGCCATCACCACGGTGATGACGAGCGACCAGAGCAGCGTGATCATGACGTCGTGGGCGACCGGCTGGCCGCCGTTCATCAGACCCCGGGCCGCGTCCGCGAGGGACGACAGCGGGTTGTAGTCGGTGAACGTCTGGAGCCAGCCCGGCATGGTGGACGGCGGCGAGAAGATCGAAGAGCCGAACTGCAGGGGCATCAGCACGAGGAACCCCATTCCCTGGATGGCCTGGGCGTTCTTCATCACCACGCCCATGGTCAGAAAGATCCACATGATGGAGGAGCCGAAGACCAGGGCCAGGCCGATGGCGGCGAACAGGCCGGGGACGTTCGACACGGACAGGCCGAGCAGGAAGCCGACCCCGAGCAGGATCGCCGTGGCGAGCAGCAGCCGGCCGATCTCGACGGAGATCTTGGCGATCAGAACCGAGGCACGGGAGATCGGCAGGGACCGGAAGCGGTCCATCACGCCCGTCTGGAAGTCCTGGTTGAAGCCGGTGCCCACGCCCATCGCGATGTTCATGCCCATCATCGCCATGAGGCCGGGGACGACGTAGTTGACGTACTCGTCCTGGTTGCCCTTGCCGGCGATCGCGCCGCCGAAGACGAACACGAAGAGCAGCGTGAAGACGATCGGCATCAGGATGACGTCGAACATCGACTCCGGGTCCTGGCGGATCCACAGCACGTTGCGGCGGACCAGGGCGCTGATGTGGCGCAGATGGGCGCGTATGCCGACGTGCGGATCGTCGTCGGTGCCGAGCGCCGCGGGCGCCTCGGTGACGGTGGCGGCGCTCATACGGCGGCCTCCTCGTAGGACTCGTGGGAGCGGTCGGCCGGGATGTCCCGCGGGTCGTCCGGATCGGTCGGTTCGCTGGCCCGGTGGCCGGTGAGGGAGAGGAACACCTCGTCCAGGCTGGGCAGTTCGGTGCTGAGGCCGGCGAGGGTGATGCCCCGGGCGGTGAGCGCGCCGACCACGGCGGTCAGCTGCTCGTCGCTGAGGATCGGGACGAGGACCGTGCCGGTGGTGATGTCCACCGTGGCGCTGCCCGGTCCCGTGAGGCCGAACTCGTCGAGCGCCGTGGCCGTGGGGCGCAGCTCCAGCGGGTCGGCCGGGCGGATGCGCAGGGTGCGGCCGCCGACCTTCGCCTTCAGCTCGTCGATGCCGCCGTTCGCGATGACCTTGCCGCGGTCGATGACCGTCAGCTCGTTCGCGAGCTGCTCGGCCTCCTCCATGTACTGGGTGGTGAGCAGCACGGTGACACCGTCCCCCACCATCCGCTTGACCTCGCCCCACACTTCTTGCCGCGTACGGGGGTCCAGGCCGGTCGTCGGCTCGTCCAGGAACAGGACGGTCGGACTGCCGATCATGGACGCGGCGAGGTCGAGGCGGCGCCGCATGCCGCCGGAGTACGTGCTCGCCGGGCGCTTGCCCGCGTCGGTGAGCGAGAAGCGCTCCAGCAGTTCGTCCGCGCGGGTGCGGGCGTCCTTGCGGGTCAGGTCGAGGAGCCGGCCGATCAGATAGAGGTTCTCGCGCCCGGAGAGCTTCTCGTCGACGGAGGCGTACTGGCCGGTGAGGCCGATCACGCGGCGCAGGCGGCGGGGCTGGCGCACGACGTCGAAGCCGGCGACCGTGGCGCGGCCCGCGTCGGGTATGAGGAGGGTGGAGAGGATGCGTACGAGGGTCGTCTTGCCGGCGCCGTTCGGGCCGAGCACGCCGCGGACGGTGCCCTCGCGTACGTCCAGGTCCACGCCGTCCAGTGCTTTGGTCTCGCCGTAGTGCTTGACCAGTCCCCGGACGCTGACGGCGTCGGGGCGGCCGGGGCCGCCGTCCTGCCGGGGCTCGTTGTCGATTCGCGTCATGCCACCCAAACTCGCACCCCCCACCGACAAACCACCGACAGCTCACCGACAGGCTCCGCCTGGGGGGTGGGCCTAAAAGATTGCGCAGTTCCCCGCGCCCCTGAAAAACGAGGCCCAGCGTCGGCCGACGCCCGGTGGGGGCGGGCCTGAACGATTGCGCAGTTCCCCGCGCCCCCAGGTACCTGGGGGCGCGGGGAACTGCGCAAAAGGGGGACGAGGGGGCGGAGCCCCCATGCAGTGACGGGATGGGTAGGGGCGGCGGGGGCGGGAAAAAACGGCAGCCCGCCGACGGGGGAAATCGGCGGGCTGCCTTCTTGCCGCAGTGGACCAGTGCGTCAGTGGACGGAGTGCTCCTCCTGAGGGAACGTTCCGCCGATGACATCGTCGGCGAACGCCTTCGCCGCATCCCCCATGACCCGCCGCAGATCCGCATACTGCTTCACGAACCGCGGCATCTTCCCACCCGTGAGCCCGAGCATGTCGGTCCACACGAGCACCTGCGCGTCCGTCTCGGCCCCCGCCCCGATCCCGACGGTCGGAATGTGCAGCACACGCGTGACCTCGGCGGCCAGCTCCGCCGGCACGAGCTCCAGCACGACGGCGAACGCCCCCGCGTCCTGCACGGCCTTGGCGTCACGCAGCAACTGCTGAGCCGCCTCCTCGCCGCGCCCCTGCACCCGGTATCCCATGGAGTTCACGGACTGCGGCGTGAGCCCGATGTGCGCCATCACCGGGATGCCCGACTCCACGAGCAGCTTGATCTGCTCGTGCGAGCGCTCACCGCCCTCCAGCTTCACGGCCCCGACCCCGGCCTCCTTCACCAGCCGCATGGCCGAGCGCAGCGCCTGCACCGGCCCCTCCTGGTACGACCCGAACGGCAGGTCGCCCACGATGAGGGCGCGCGAGGTGCCCCGGACGACCGCGGCCGACAGCATGGCCATCTCGTCGAGGGTGACGGGCACGGTGGTCTCGTAGCCCAGGTGACAGTTGCCCGCGGAGTCGCCGACGAGCATGACCGGGATGCCGGCCTCGTCGAAGACGGACGCGGTCATCGCGTCGTACGCGGTGAGCATCGGCCACTTCTCGCCGCGCTCCTTGGCCACCGTGATGTCGCGGACAGTGATACGGCGTGTGCCCTTGCCTCCGTACAGCGCCCTGTTGCTGCTGTCGGTGGTGTTCTGGGCAGCCGAAAACTGCGTCATTGCAACGGCTCCTTCTGTCATCTCGAAGCGCCCTGACGGCGTCCCCGGATCCCCTCCATGGTGGCACCTCGTGCCACAGAACGGCTAGAGGGGTCACCGTGGCCCTCGTCTCCACCGCCGCGGCCCCGTCCCCAAGGCCGCCTCCAGGGCTCGTAAGATCTCGGTAAAGGATTCCGATACGAGACGGTCTCGTATCGAATCTCCTCTAGCCTTTTCAGCATGACAACTCCTGCCGACACCGCGCCCCGGATACCGGAGGCCGTGCACCGACGACGCTGGGCGATCCTCGGCGTGCTGATGCTGAGCCTGCTGATCGTCGTTCTCGACAACTCGATCCTGAACGTCGCGATCAAGACCATCTCGACGCCCGCCCCGACCGGCCTGGGAGCCACCCAGAGCGAGCTGGAATGGGCGATCAACTCGTACACCCTCGTCTTCGCGGGCCTGCTCTTCTCCGCGGGTCTCCTCGGTGACCGGCTCGGGCGCAAGAAGGTGCTGCTCGGCGGCCTCCTCGTCTTCGGGATCGGCTCGGCGCTCGCCGCGTCCTCCGGCTCCCCGGTCGAGCTGATCTCGTTCCGCGCGGTGATGGGCCTCGGCGCCGCCTTCGTGATGCCGGCCACCCTCGCCGTCCTGATGAACGTCTTCGAGCGCGACGAACAGCCGAAGGCCATCGGCATCTGGGCGGGCGGCGTCGGCCTCGCCATCGCCATCGGCCCGATCACCGGAGGGGTCCTGCTCGACCACTTCTGGTGGGGTTCCGTCTTCCTGATCAACGTACCGATCGTGATCGTGGCGCTCGGCCTGATGATCTGGCTCGTCCCCGACTCCCGCGACCCGAAGCCCGGCCGTATCGACCCGGTGGGCGTGGTGCTGTCCGTCATCGGCCTCGTCCTGCTGGTGTACGGCATCATCAAGGGCGGCCAGCTCGCCGACTTCACGGACGCCACGGTCCTCGCGACCATCGGCGCCGGACTCGTCGTCCTCGTCGGCTTCGTCGTGCACGAGAAGCGCAGCGACCACCCGTCGATCGACATCGACTACTTCAAGAACAAGGTCTTCTCCGCGGCCATCGCCGCCATAGCGCTGGTGTTCTTCGCGCTGATGGGCGTCACCTTCTTCTCCGTCTTCTACACCCAGAGCGTGCGCGGTTACTCGCCCCTGCAGACCGGCCTGCTGATGCTGCCGCTGGCCGTCGCGCAGCTCGTCTTCGCGCCGCGCGCCCGGCTGGTCGTGGACCGTTTCGGCAACCGGGCCACCACGACCGCGGGCATGCTCACCATCGCCGCCATGCTGGCCGCGTTCGCCGCGCTGGAGGCGGACACGCCGATCTGGATCCTGGAGGTCATCTTCTTCCTGATGGGCGCGGGCATGGCGCACATCATGACGCCGACCAGCGTCGTGATCATGCAGGCGCTGCCCCGTGAGAAGGCGGGCTCCGCCTCCGCGCTCAGCAACACCTTCCGCCAGGTCGGCGGCGCCCTGGGCATCGCCGTACTCGGCTCGGTCCTGTCCGCCGCGTACCGCTCGGGCATTGAGGACAAGCTGCCCGACGCCGCCCGGCACGAGGCGGGCGAGTCCATCGAGGCGACCCTCGGCTTCGCCGCGAAGCTCGGCCCCAAGGGCGACGCGCTCATCGGCCCGGCCAACGACGCCTTCCTCCATGCGATGCACGTGACGGCCCTGTGCGGCGCGGGAGTCGCCGTGGTCGGCGCACTGGTCGTCTACCTCTTCCTCCCGGGCCGCACCCCGACAAAGACAGAAAAGGAAACGGACCTGGTAAGCGCCGACCACTGAAGCGCCCTGAAGGGGCGCGGGGAACTGCGCGGCCAGCCACAACGAACCCGCACCCATGTCACAACCCGCGGTCGCCCAGGGACAATCGTCGGCCAGGGACAATCGATCCAAGAGGCGACCGACGGCGCGGCGTCAGGACGGCAACACCCAACCAGAGCGGAGCGAAAACGTGGGCGGCGCGGAGCAGTCGGCGGGCACGACAGGGCGCGGCGGCCCCGCCAGAGGCCGCCCCCGCAGCGAGGCGGTGGAGCGCTCGATCATCGAGGGCGTCATGCGCCTCCTGGAGGAAGGCGTCCCGCTCGCGGAGATCTCCATAGAGCGCGTCGCCCGCATCGCAGGCGTCGGCAAGGCCACCATCTACCGCCGCTGGAGCGGCCGCGAGGAACTCTTCTGCGATGTGATG
Coding sequences:
- a CDS encoding ABC transporter permease, with the protein product MSAATVTEAPAALGTDDDPHVGIRAHLRHISALVRRNVLWIRQDPESMFDVILMPIVFTLLFVFVFGGAIAGKGNQDEYVNYVVPGLMAMMGMNIAMGVGTGFNQDFQTGVMDRFRSLPISRASVLIAKISVEIGRLLLATAILLGVGFLLGLSVSNVPGLFAAIGLALVFGSSIMWIFLTMGVVMKNAQAIQGMGFLVLMPLQFGSSIFSPPSTMPGWLQTFTDYNPLSSLADAARGLMNGGQPVAHDVMITLLWSLVITVVMAPVAIHKYRTKT
- a CDS encoding ATP-binding cassette domain-containing protein, which codes for MTRIDNEPRQDGGPGRPDAVSVRGLVKHYGETKALDGVDLDVREGTVRGVLGPNGAGKTTLVRILSTLLIPDAGRATVAGFDVVRQPRRLRRVIGLTGQYASVDEKLSGRENLYLIGRLLDLTRKDARTRADELLERFSLTDAGKRPASTYSGGMRRRLDLAASMIGSPTVLFLDEPTTGLDPRTRQEVWGEVKRMVGDGVTVLLTTQYMEEAEQLANELTVIDRGKVIANGGIDELKAKVGGRTLRIRPADPLELRPTATALDEFGLTGPGSATVDITTGTVLVPILSDEQLTAVVGALTARGITLAGLSTELPSLDEVFLSLTGHRASEPTDPDDPRDIPADRSHESYEEAAV
- the panB gene encoding 3-methyl-2-oxobutanoate hydroxymethyltransferase, which codes for MTQFSAAQNTTDSSNRALYGGKGTRRITVRDITVAKERGEKWPMLTAYDAMTASVFDEAGIPVMLVGDSAGNCHLGYETTVPVTLDEMAMLSAAVVRGTSRALIVGDLPFGSYQEGPVQALRSAMRLVKEAGVGAVKLEGGERSHEQIKLLVESGIPVMAHIGLTPQSVNSMGYRVQGRGEEAAQQLLRDAKAVQDAGAFAVVLELVPAELAAEVTRVLHIPTVGIGAGAETDAQVLVWTDMLGLTGGKMPRFVKQYADLRRVMGDAAKAFADDVIGGTFPQEEHSVH
- a CDS encoding MFS transporter, with product MTTPADTAPRIPEAVHRRRWAILGVLMLSLLIVVLDNSILNVAIKTISTPAPTGLGATQSELEWAINSYTLVFAGLLFSAGLLGDRLGRKKVLLGGLLVFGIGSALAASSGSPVELISFRAVMGLGAAFVMPATLAVLMNVFERDEQPKAIGIWAGGVGLAIAIGPITGGVLLDHFWWGSVFLINVPIVIVALGLMIWLVPDSRDPKPGRIDPVGVVLSVIGLVLLVYGIIKGGQLADFTDATVLATIGAGLVVLVGFVVHEKRSDHPSIDIDYFKNKVFSAAIAAIALVFFALMGVTFFSVFYTQSVRGYSPLQTGLLMLPLAVAQLVFAPRARLVVDRFGNRATTTAGMLTIAAMLAAFAALEADTPIWILEVIFFLMGAGMAHIMTPTSVVIMQALPREKAGSASALSNTFRQVGGALGIAVLGSVLSAAYRSGIEDKLPDAARHEAGESIEATLGFAAKLGPKGDALIGPANDAFLHAMHVTALCGAGVAVVGALVVYLFLPGRTPTKTEKETDLVSADH